The following proteins are encoded in a genomic region of Bernardetia sp. MNP-M8:
- a CDS encoding type 1 glutamine amidotransferase domain-containing protein: MAEQKEKILFVLTSHNKLGDTGKETGYHLSEVSHPWKVLHDAGYEINFVSPKGGHAPVTAFDLDDEINKEFWHNEKYRNRVENTKKPSEIKPSDYKAIFFAGGHGTVWDFPENKELQKIAATIYESGGIVSSICHGAAALVNLKLSDGSYLVDGKDVNSFTDSEEKEQGLEDVVPFLVESKLRERGAKFHQAANGEAKVVVDGRLITGQNPASATPLGQTLKRELKEVEVV; this comes from the coding sequence ATGGCAGAGCAAAAAGAAAAAATTTTATTTGTCCTTACTAGCCACAACAAACTTGGCGATACAGGAAAAGAAACAGGTTATCATTTGAGCGAAGTATCACATCCTTGGAAGGTATTGCATGATGCAGGTTATGAAATCAATTTTGTAAGTCCGAAAGGTGGACATGCACCTGTGACAGCTTTTGATTTAGATGACGAAATAAATAAAGAGTTTTGGCACAATGAAAAATACCGAAACCGAGTAGAAAACACAAAAAAACCGTCTGAAATAAAACCATCTGATTACAAAGCAATATTTTTTGCAGGTGGACATGGAACAGTTTGGGATTTTCCAGAAAACAAAGAACTTCAAAAAATTGCAGCTACTATTTATGAAAGTGGAGGAATTGTTTCTTCAATTTGTCATGGTGCAGCAGCTCTTGTAAATCTAAAATTAAGTGATGGCTCTTATTTAGTAGATGGAAAAGATGTCAATTCATTTACTGATTCAGAAGAAAAAGAACAAGGATTAGAAGATGTAGTTCCATTTTTGGTAGAATCAAAACTTCGTGAGCGTGGCGCAAAGTTTCATCAGGCTGCAAATGGTGAAGCAAAAGTAGTAGTTGATGGAAGACTGATTACAGGACAAAACCCAGCTTCAGCAACTCCTCTTGGACAAACACTAAAAAGAGAACTTAAAGAAGTTGAAGTTGTCTAA
- a CDS encoding long-chain fatty acid--CoA ligase, with product MINLSVILEDSARKFPNKDAFIFMDKHFSYNQINAAANQVANGLVRNGIKKGDRVALSCLNLPFFPIAYFGILKAGAIVVPLSVLLKRDEIEYHLKDSGAKAYFCFEGTAELPMAIEGKAGFDATTSCEQFYVITGNPAAPSPIENTETLGSLIANQSPIFENIQTLADDTALIIYTSGTTGKPKGAELSHSNLIHNAMLSTDITDLNRDDKQLIVLPLFHIFAMTVLMNAGLYKGATSVLLPRFDAETVLELMQKHTVTVFAGVPTMYWGLLNYENTKFDLKAIAKNLKTCVSGGAALPVNVLEEFEAKFEVPILEGYGMSEGSPVVTFNQKTVGKKAGSVGTPVWGVEVKIVDENDNEMPIGEKGELIYRGHNVMKGYFNRPEENKVTLKNGWLYSGDVAIKDEDGFFFIVDRTKEMIIRKGLNVYPREVEEVIMKHQAVSMVAVIGVPNDESGEEIKACVVVHKGKEVSEEELMAYTKEHIAAYKYPRIIEFMDALPMSATGKILKKELS from the coding sequence ATGATTAACCTTTCTGTTATTTTAGAAGATAGTGCTAGAAAGTTTCCCAACAAGGACGCTTTTATTTTTATGGACAAACATTTCAGTTATAACCAAATAAATGCTGCTGCTAATCAAGTGGCAAATGGTTTGGTGAGAAATGGAATAAAAAAAGGCGATAGAGTAGCCCTAAGTTGTTTGAATTTACCTTTTTTCCCTATTGCTTATTTTGGTATTCTTAAGGCTGGAGCTATTGTAGTTCCACTTTCGGTGTTATTAAAAAGAGATGAAATTGAGTATCATTTGAAAGATTCTGGAGCGAAAGCCTACTTCTGTTTTGAAGGCACTGCTGAGCTACCTATGGCTATTGAAGGTAAAGCAGGATTTGATGCTACCACTAGCTGTGAACAATTCTATGTAATTACTGGAAATCCAGCTGCTCCTTCTCCTATTGAAAATACAGAAACTCTAGGTTCATTAATAGCTAATCAGTCACCGATTTTTGAAAACATACAAACTTTAGCAGATGATACAGCCTTAATTATTTATACTTCTGGTACTACTGGAAAGCCCAAAGGTGCTGAATTATCGCACTCCAATCTGATACATAATGCTATGCTTTCTACAGATATTACAGACTTAAATCGTGATGACAAACAGCTTATTGTTTTGCCATTGTTCCACATTTTTGCTATGACAGTATTGATGAATGCTGGATTGTATAAAGGAGCTACTAGCGTACTCTTACCTAGATTTGATGCCGAAACTGTATTGGAATTAATGCAAAAACATACGGTAACCGTTTTTGCAGGAGTTCCGACTATGTATTGGGGATTACTCAATTATGAAAATACTAAATTTGACTTAAAGGCAATAGCTAAAAATCTCAAAACATGTGTTTCTGGTGGTGCTGCATTGCCAGTAAATGTATTAGAGGAATTTGAGGCAAAATTTGAAGTGCCAATATTAGAAGGGTATGGAATGTCAGAAGGTTCTCCAGTTGTTACCTTCAACCAAAAAACTGTTGGTAAAAAGGCTGGTTCTGTTGGTACTCCTGTTTGGGGTGTGGAAGTGAAAATAGTAGATGAAAATGATAACGAAATGCCAATCGGAGAAAAAGGAGAGCTTATTTACCGAGGACACAATGTAATGAAAGGTTATTTTAATAGACCTGAAGAAAATAAAGTAACACTGAAAAATGGTTGGCTATATTCTGGAGATGTTGCAATAAAAGATGAAGATGGCTTTTTCTTTATTGTCGATCGGACAAAAGAAATGATTATTCGAAAGGGACTAAACGTATATCCTAGAGAAGTTGAAGAGGTAATAATGAAACATCAGGCAGTATCAATGGTAGCAGTAATAGGTGTGCCAAATGATGAATCAGGCGAAGAGATAAAGGCGTGTGTAGTAGTGCATAAAGGAAAAGAAGTTTCAGAAGAAGAACTAATGGCTTATACTAAAGAGCATATTGCAGCGTACAAATATCCACGCATTATTGAGTTTATGGACGCACTACCTATGAGTGCCACAGGAAAAATATTAAAGAAAGAATTGAGTTAA
- a CDS encoding MotA/TolQ/ExbB proton channel family protein, with protein MKKLFSLLALICFFAIGTTHAQDDSEMMVNQDSIDRVNDSIANVQKMEEEAAAAKVKADADAAAAALVPEQTTHEAIKEKFIEGGWQFMSLVLICLIIGLAVAIERIIVLNLASTNKDKLLAKVEDALREGGVSRAQEVCAATRGPIADIFAQGLMSANRGIEIVEKTVMSSGSVEMSKLEKGLIWISLFIALAPMLGFMGTVIGMIGAFDAIQAAGDIQPSLVAGGIKVALLTTVGGLIVAVILQIFYNYCVSKIDSIVTDMEDASISLVDLLIKHDLSK; from the coding sequence ATGAAAAAATTATTTTCTCTGCTTGCCCTAATCTGCTTTTTCGCTATTGGTACAACGCACGCTCAAGATGACAGCGAAATGATGGTAAATCAAGACTCTATAGATAGAGTAAATGATTCTATTGCCAATGTGCAAAAAATGGAAGAAGAAGCTGCTGCTGCAAAAGTAAAAGCAGATGCTGACGCTGCTGCTGCTGCCCTTGTTCCAGAACAAACAACTCACGAAGCTATCAAAGAAAAGTTTATTGAAGGTGGATGGCAATTTATGTCATTGGTACTTATCTGTTTAATTATTGGTCTTGCAGTTGCTATTGAACGTATTATTGTTCTTAACCTTGCTAGTACAAATAAAGACAAATTATTGGCTAAAGTAGAAGATGCTCTCCGTGAAGGTGGTGTTTCTAGAGCGCAAGAAGTTTGTGCTGCTACTCGTGGTCCTATTGCTGACATTTTTGCACAAGGTCTTATGAGTGCTAATCGTGGTATTGAAATCGTAGAAAAAACAGTTATGTCTTCTGGTTCAGTAGAAATGAGCAAGTTAGAAAAAGGACTTATCTGGATTTCACTCTTTATTGCTCTTGCTCCAATGCTTGGGTTTATGGGTACAGTAATCGGTATGATTGGTGCATTTGATGCTATCCAAGCAGCAGGTGATATTCAACCTTCACTAGTAGCAGGTGGTATCAAGGTAGCACTTCTTACAACAGTAGGTGGTCTTATTGTAGCCGTAATTCTTCAAATCTTTTATAATTATTGTGTTTCTAAAATTGACTCAATTGTTACAGATATGGAAGATGCTTCTATTTCTCTTGTAGATTTGCTTATCAAACATGACCTTTCTAAGTAA
- the rimO gene encoding 30S ribosomal protein S12 methylthiotransferase RimO, whose protein sequence is MKTGTIKKDKVNIITLGCSKNLVDSENILTQLRANEIDAHHQLETKKKIEEPNVIIINTCGFIEKAKEESINTILDYAAAKGRGEIDKLYVMGCLSHRYKDELSSEIGEVDDWFGTLDMPLILNRFNVDYKHELLGQRLTTTSQHFAYLKISEGCDRACSFCAIPLMRGKHVSRPMEELVQEAKNLAARGTKEIMLIAQELTYYGIDIYRKRALSELLEKLADIEGIEWIRLHYAYPTGFPIEIIDTMKAHEKICNYLDIPLQSGSNKVLKAMRRGIKREKTEELIDSIRQKLPEIAIRTTLIAGHPHEEQEDHEETLDFVEKMRFDRLGVFSYSHEEDTHSHSMPDTLSEEEKQERVAEIMEIQQGISLELNQEKIGKIYKTLIDRKEGNYFIGRTEFDSPEVDNEVLVDARKVYLRIGDFANVKIDKVEEFDLFGEVVK, encoded by the coding sequence ATGAAAACGGGTACAATCAAAAAAGATAAAGTAAATATAATCACATTAGGCTGCTCAAAAAACCTTGTTGATTCTGAAAATATACTCACTCAACTTCGTGCAAATGAAATTGATGCTCATCATCAGTTAGAAACCAAAAAGAAAATTGAAGAACCAAATGTTATTATTATCAATACGTGTGGTTTTATAGAAAAAGCAAAAGAAGAATCTATCAATACAATTTTAGATTACGCAGCAGCAAAAGGAAGAGGCGAAATTGATAAATTATATGTTATGGGTTGTTTGTCGCATCGTTATAAAGACGAACTTTCTAGCGAAATTGGAGAAGTTGATGATTGGTTTGGTACATTAGATATGCCTTTAATCCTCAATAGATTCAATGTCGATTATAAGCACGAACTTTTGGGGCAACGCCTTACCACAACATCTCAGCATTTTGCTTATCTCAAAATTTCAGAAGGTTGTGATAGAGCATGTTCGTTTTGTGCCATTCCTTTGATGCGTGGAAAACATGTTTCTCGTCCGATGGAAGAATTAGTTCAAGAAGCTAAAAACTTGGCTGCAAGAGGTACAAAAGAAATTATGTTGATTGCACAAGAATTAACCTATTACGGAATTGATATTTATAGAAAAAGGGCTTTATCTGAGCTTTTAGAAAAATTAGCTGATATTGAAGGAATTGAATGGATTCGTTTGCATTATGCATATCCAACAGGCTTTCCGATAGAAATCATTGATACAATGAAAGCGCATGAAAAAATCTGTAATTATTTAGATATTCCTTTGCAAAGTGGTTCGAACAAAGTTTTGAAAGCAATGCGTAGAGGAATTAAAAGAGAAAAAACAGAGGAATTAATTGATTCTATCCGTCAGAAATTGCCTGAAATTGCTATTCGTACAACACTTATTGCAGGACACCCCCATGAAGAACAAGAAGACCACGAAGAAACATTAGATTTTGTAGAAAAAATGCGTTTTGATAGATTGGGCGTATTTTCTTATTCTCATGAAGAAGACACACATTCGCATTCAATGCCTGATACTTTAAGTGAAGAAGAAAAACAAGAACGTGTTGCTGAGATTATGGAAATCCAACAAGGAATTTCTTTAGAACTCAATCAAGAAAAAATAGGTAAGATTTATAAGACCCTTATTGATAGAAAAGAAGGAAATTATTTTATTGGCAGAACTGAATTTGATTCGCCAGAAGTAGATAATGAAGTTTTGGTAGATGCAAGAAAAGTATATCTACGAATAGGCGATTTTGCTAATGTTAAGATAGATAAAGTAGAAGAATTTGATTTGTTTGGAGAAGTAGTCAAGTAA
- a CDS encoding MFS transporter, with protein MENNLDIQTNKIEDSIKIDLNTSKSGQGSKRIYKRPELPITAVLGSAFLIYGILYHAAAFAVLGAVFSYDRSSSETTILMNIRDISYIVFTIVGAIIVPRWSARNIIVACLSLMAICAIAVSFQTHNFALAEFLFFLTGGSFALVRLAAYWLLSLESKKKGQHARRIMHLEGMYLLGVALSYILFLPYIQDIDSSWTQAYWILLPFLAIAIGFQFLHYHYPLRSIPESWKNEFRHARKSLNGLLINSILLLSIFCVFIASIIYVHFEEWANVFAVTLIDLKNRQFYDLGALAIIFLVMAISRLLIGTLLQRAGRFMIFVFCVVGFMCLVLWNGDIFSSQTIYPASVFNDISPYSLLLPATAFFLAPILPLIYAVVITQASERQQPLVIGLLLGVTMLGKLLFTSLSAKSYKYFVDYTAFYLILIPLALLLVLFFLAYSDLSRDSRLFHRKKRKSNKSKKTRRTIKRRFKQVRKEEKKNQGLDKDLEWIEEEENEDI; from the coding sequence TTGGAGAACAACTTAGATATACAAACCAACAAAATAGAAGATTCGATTAAGATTGATTTGAACACTTCGAAAAGTGGACAAGGCTCAAAGAGAATCTACAAACGCCCTGAACTTCCTATTACGGCTGTTTTGGGAAGTGCTTTTCTTATATACGGTATTCTTTACCATGCTGCTGCATTTGCTGTTTTGGGAGCTGTCTTTTCGTATGATAGAAGTAGTAGTGAAACAACTATTTTGATGAATATTCGGGATATTAGTTACATTGTTTTTACAATTGTAGGAGCTATCATTGTTCCTCGTTGGTCTGCTCGTAATATAATTGTTGCTTGTTTGTCATTAATGGCAATTTGTGCTATTGCTGTATCTTTCCAAACTCACAACTTTGCATTAGCTGAATTTTTATTTTTCTTAACAGGAGGGTCTTTTGCGCTTGTTCGTTTGGCTGCATACTGGCTTCTTAGTTTAGAATCAAAGAAGAAAGGACAACATGCAAGGCGAATAATGCACTTAGAAGGAATGTACTTACTGGGAGTTGCTCTTAGTTATATTCTCTTTTTACCTTATATTCAAGATATTGATTCTTCTTGGACTCAAGCCTATTGGATTCTTTTGCCTTTTTTGGCTATTGCTATTGGTTTTCAGTTTTTACATTATCATTATCCTTTACGTTCTATTCCTGAGTCTTGGAAAAATGAGTTTCGTCATGCTCGTAAATCACTGAATGGTTTATTAATTAATTCTATTCTCTTACTTTCCATTTTTTGTGTATTTATTGCTTCTATTATTTATGTTCATTTTGAAGAATGGGCAAATGTTTTTGCAGTCACACTTATAGATTTAAAAAACAGACAATTTTATGATTTAGGTGCTTTAGCTATTATTTTCTTAGTGATGGCAATTAGTCGTTTACTTATTGGGACTCTTTTACAACGAGCAGGGCGTTTTATGATTTTTGTTTTTTGTGTTGTAGGGTTTATGTGTTTAGTGCTTTGGAATGGAGATATTTTTAGTAGTCAGACCATTTATCCTGCGTCTGTTTTCAATGACATTTCACCTTATTCATTGCTTCTCCCTGCAACAGCCTTTTTCTTAGCCCCTATTTTGCCTTTGATTTATGCTGTAGTGATTACACAAGCTTCAGAAAGACAGCAACCTCTTGTAATTGGGCTTTTATTAGGAGTAACAATGTTAGGCAAACTTTTATTTACTTCTCTTTCTGCTAAATCGTATAAATATTTTGTAGATTATACAGCTTTTTATTTGATACTAATTCCTCTTGCATTGCTTTTAGTTTTGTTTTTCTTGGCATATTCGGATTTAAGTAGAGACTCAAGACTATTCCATAGAAAAAAAAGAAAATCAAATAAATCTAAAAAGACTAGAAGAACAATAAAACGTAGATTTAAACAAGTTAGAAAAGAAGAGAAAAAAAATCAAGGCTTAGACAAAGATTTGGAATGGATAGAGGAAGAAGAGAATGAAGATATATGA
- a CDS encoding biopolymer transporter ExbD, whose amino-acid sequence MGKKKRDDVGVNASSMADIAFLLLIFFLVTTRIASEKGVYRDLAPKPEGEVPPVELNKRNVYKVIINSSNELLIEGEEGKMSQIKKEIKAHVNNYGVDPELSVSPKDAIISIKTDRGTDYTTYLTVLDEILQGYNELRAEYLTKELGEKITVDDFLEISRQDTQVNKDRYKLAKDKYPLNVSDAEPTGSGGAQ is encoded by the coding sequence ATGGGAAAGAAAAAACGTGACGATGTAGGCGTAAATGCCAGTTCGATGGCAGATATAGCCTTTCTATTACTTATCTTTTTCTTAGTAACTACACGTATTGCTTCCGAAAAAGGAGTTTATAGAGATTTAGCACCTAAGCCTGAAGGAGAAGTTCCTCCAGTTGAACTCAATAAGCGAAATGTATATAAAGTTATTATTAACTCTAGCAATGAATTGCTTATTGAAGGAGAAGAAGGCAAAATGAGTCAGATAAAAAAGGAAATAAAAGCACATGTAAATAATTATGGTGTTGATCCTGAACTTTCTGTAAGTCCAAAAGATGCCATTATCTCAATCAAAACAGACAGAGGTACAGATTATACAACTTACTTAACTGTTTTAGATGAAATTTTACAAGGCTATAATGAACTTAGAGCAGAATATTTGACCAAAGAATTAGGTGAAAAAATTACTGTTGATGATTTCTTAGAAATTTCAAGACAGGATACACAAGTAAATAAAGACCGTTATAAATTAGCTAAAGACAAGTATCCTCTCAATGTATCTGATGCAGAGCCAACAGGTAGTGGAGGAGCACAATAA